The genomic segment ACCGGCGGCGAACTCGCCAGCCACTGGACCGGCCAGGCCGGCTCGGCGGCCCAGTCCGCGCTGCAACGCTTCCAGGAAGCCGGCAACGCGCAGATCAAGGCGCTCACCGACATTCACGAGAAGATCAGCCACGCGGGCGTTCAGTACCAGCGCGCCAACGAAGAGCAGGCCTCGAACCTGCAGTCGACCGCCGGCAACATGGGCTTCTGAGCCCACCTAACCCCTCAGCATCAGAAAGAAACGGAGACAAATCATGTCGGAAGCTCAGTCATGGAATTTCAGCGGCAT from the Mycobacterium lentiflavum genome contains:
- a CDS encoding WXG100 family type VII secretion target, giving the protein MKTDASTLSAEAANFDRIGGELQGVIKGVEHTGGELASHWTGQAGSAAQSALQRFQEAGNAQIKALTDIHEKISHAGVQYQRANEEQASNLQSTAGNMGF